The Deltaproteobacteria bacterium genome has a segment encoding these proteins:
- a CDS encoding 16S rRNA (uracil(1498)-N(3))-methyltransferase, translating to MRLRRCFVEEDSLAAGEHLLAGRTARYLSRVLRLQPGQRLVLFDGSGREFPAEILDIRKKQVRVRLEEGVWVDRESPLALWLVLGISRPATMDLAMQKATELGATGIAPAATARSQNWLPGGGKMSRTSRWQRIAAQAARQCGRNRVPEILPPASFTAALERFDDSWFKLIFWEHEVEQGLKEMLRTAGKVRQVCACIGPEGGFTGEEIEEAASRGFQQASLGRRILRTETAVITVLSLLQYEMGDMGF from the coding sequence ATGAGGCTACGACGCTGTTTTGTGGAGGAGGATTCGCTGGCTGCCGGCGAGCACCTGCTCGCCGGCAGGACAGCTCGCTATCTCAGCCGGGTGCTGCGCTTGCAGCCTGGACAGCGGCTGGTGCTGTTCGATGGCAGCGGCAGGGAATTTCCTGCGGAGATCCTGGATATTCGCAAGAAACAAGTGCGGGTGCGCCTGGAGGAGGGCGTCTGGGTGGACAGGGAATCTCCCCTGGCCCTCTGGCTGGTGTTGGGTATCAGCAGGCCGGCCACCATGGATCTGGCGATGCAGAAGGCCACGGAGTTGGGCGCAACAGGGATTGCCCCTGCGGCAACGGCCCGGTCGCAGAACTGGCTGCCTGGGGGGGGCAAGATGAGCCGCACCTCTCGCTGGCAGCGCATTGCCGCCCAGGCCGCACGCCAATGTGGACGAAATCGAGTGCCGGAAATTTTGCCGCCTGCTTCATTTACTGCTGCTCTGGAGCGCTTTGATGACAGCTGGTTTAAATTGATTTTCTGGGAGCACGAGGTGGAGCAAGGCTTGAAAGAGATGCTGAGAACAGCAGGAAAGGTGCGCCAGGTATGCGCCTGCATAGGACCGGAGGGAGGCTTCACCGGGGAAGAGATAGAAGAAGCTGCAAGCCGGGGTTTTCAACAGGCGTCTCTGGGGAGACGCATTCTGAGAACTGAGACGGCTGTAATAACGGTGCTGAGCCTGCTCCAGTATGAAATGGGAGACATGGGATTTTGA
- a CDS encoding prepilin peptidase has translation MEVLLLVLIFLLGASVGSFLNVCIVRLPKGKSIVKPGSHCPECQSPIRFYDNIPLLSYLVLKGKCRSCGAPIAPRYFMVEALSGLLGLGLFCVFGLSVEFVVYFVFFAALLVVIFIDLDTYTIPDVITIPGIVAGLLAALLLPRHTVAGSLLGLAAGGGILFTVAMLYQLLRKKEGIGGGDIKLLAMIGAFLGLPGVLFTLFTSSLVGAVAGLLVLRKEKGSGSTMIPYGPFLALGAMTYVFWGPVIIRWYLHQLRPPL, from the coding sequence GTGGAAGTCTTGCTTTTGGTTCTGATCTTTTTGTTGGGTGCTTCGGTGGGGAGCTTCCTCAATGTGTGTATTGTGCGGCTTCCCAAAGGCAAATCCATTGTGAAACCGGGTTCTCATTGCCCAGAGTGTCAGAGCCCTATTCGTTTCTACGACAACATCCCCCTGCTGAGCTACCTGGTGCTCAAGGGCAAGTGCCGCAGCTGCGGCGCACCAATAGCACCCCGCTATTTTATGGTGGAAGCGCTCAGCGGTCTTCTGGGACTCGGTCTTTTTTGCGTCTTCGGTTTGAGCGTAGAGTTTGTCGTCTATTTTGTCTTTTTTGCTGCTCTGCTGGTCGTTATATTCATTGACTTGGACACCTACACTATTCCGGATGTAATCACTATACCAGGTATTGTTGCTGGTTTGCTTGCTGCTTTGCTGCTTCCTCGCCATACCGTGGCAGGGTCGCTGCTCGGTTTGGCAGCTGGCGGCGGCATCCTGTTCACCGTGGCCATGCTCTACCAGCTGCTGCGCAAAAAGGAGGGCATCGGCGGCGGCGACATAAAGCTGCTGGCTATGATAGGAGCTTTTCTGGGTCTGCCGGGGGTGTTGTTCACCCTCTTTACCAGCTCTCTGGTGGGGGCTGTAGCGGGATTGCTGGTCTTGCGAAAAGAAAAAGGCAGCGGCAGCACCATGATCCCCTACGGTCCGTTTCTGGCACTGGGGGCGATGACGTATGTTTTCTGGGGGCCCGTGATTATCCGCTGGTACCTGCACCAGTTGAGGCCGCCGCTGTAG
- the topA gene encoding type I DNA topoisomerase translates to MAKSLLIVESPTKARTLSRYLGKNFLIQASVGHVKDLPENNLGIDIEHGFEPHYEVIKGKEKVLRSLRKAARNAEAIYLAPDPDREGEAIAWHIAEELQAGDKQIYRVLINEFTRRAIEEALRKPSSLDRHRYEAQQARRLLDRLVGYQISPILWDKVKRGLSAGRVQSVALRLVCEREAEIQAFESEEYWTITAALEGPEPPPFEARLWKRGGKRLTIANEAQANDLVKILEKATYTVTKVDKKSRKRAPAPPFITSTLQQEAARKLRFTAQRTMATAQRLYEGIELGDQGAVGLITYMRTDSTRVAGEAVAEARDWIVQELGKEYLPQKARVYRSRKGAQDAHEAIRPTSVARTPEKVAPYLNKQELALYQLIWKRFVASQMSQALFDHTVVEIAAADLLLRATGTILRFPGFMKLYIEGTDNGEENERETAKLPDLQEGAVLRLRQLLPKQHFTQPPPRFTEATLIRELEEKGIGRPSTYANILAVIQNKEYTVKEKGRFRPTELGMLVNNLLVNSFPEVLDVAFTAQMEANLDRVETGDTGWRQVIEKFYEQFQQTLQQAQLKMPDVKREGLPTDIDCELCGRKMHIRWGKNGAFLSCSGYPTCRNSKNFTRDDKGRIQLAASGEVKGTCELCGRDMVVKEGRFGPFLACSGYPQCKNTRSLQTEDQGDNDKEVRRTDKICEKCGGHFLVKKSRRGGLFLACENYPKCRNTRPMGTGVACPRSECDGELVERRSKRGKIFYGCSKYPDCRFVLWSRPFPRACPQCGSSYLLVRKQKNGKRQLVCPEKSCGYTEPLPAEAMVDSE, encoded by the coding sequence ATGGCTAAATCCTTGTTAATCGTTGAATCACCCACCAAGGCACGGACTCTCAGTCGGTATCTTGGCAAGAACTTTCTCATCCAGGCTTCAGTGGGACACGTGAAAGACCTGCCCGAGAACAACCTCGGTATAGACATCGAACATGGTTTCGAACCGCATTATGAAGTCATCAAAGGTAAGGAGAAAGTGCTCAGGTCGCTGCGCAAGGCTGCCAGGAATGCGGAGGCCATATACCTGGCGCCAGATCCTGACCGTGAAGGTGAGGCGATTGCCTGGCATATAGCTGAGGAACTGCAGGCTGGGGACAAGCAAATCTACCGGGTGCTCATCAATGAGTTTACTCGCAGGGCCATTGAAGAGGCACTGCGCAAGCCATCTTCACTGGACAGGCATCGCTATGAAGCACAGCAAGCAAGGAGGCTGCTCGACAGGTTGGTGGGTTATCAGATTTCACCCATTCTCTGGGACAAGGTCAAGAGAGGTCTCAGCGCCGGCCGGGTTCAATCGGTGGCCTTGCGGCTCGTCTGTGAGCGTGAAGCAGAAATCCAGGCCTTCGAGAGTGAAGAGTACTGGACCATAACCGCAGCTCTGGAGGGTCCTGAACCACCGCCCTTTGAAGCGCGTCTCTGGAAGAGGGGCGGTAAAAGGCTCACCATTGCCAATGAGGCGCAGGCCAATGACCTGGTCAAGATTCTGGAAAAGGCCACCTATACGGTCACAAAGGTTGACAAGAAAAGCCGCAAACGGGCGCCGGCGCCGCCATTCATCACCAGCACACTCCAGCAGGAGGCAGCCAGGAAGCTGCGCTTTACAGCTCAGCGGACAATGGCCACGGCCCAGCGCCTCTATGAGGGCATCGAACTGGGGGATCAGGGCGCCGTGGGTCTCATTACCTATATGCGAACGGATTCCACCAGGGTAGCCGGGGAGGCAGTGGCCGAGGCCAGGGACTGGATTGTCCAGGAGCTGGGCAAAGAGTATCTTCCACAAAAGGCGCGGGTCTATCGCAGCCGCAAGGGAGCCCAGGACGCTCATGAGGCAATCCGACCAACGTCGGTGGCCAGAACCCCGGAGAAGGTGGCTCCCTATCTCAACAAACAGGAGCTGGCACTCTACCAGCTGATCTGGAAGCGTTTTGTGGCCAGTCAGATGAGTCAGGCCCTCTTTGATCACACTGTGGTGGAAATTGCTGCCGCGGACCTTTTGTTGCGGGCCACTGGTACTATACTGCGTTTTCCGGGCTTCATGAAACTCTATATAGAGGGCACGGATAATGGCGAGGAGAATGAACGGGAGACTGCAAAACTACCGGATCTGCAGGAGGGGGCAGTGCTGCGCTTGCGGCAGCTGCTGCCGAAGCAGCACTTTACCCAGCCGCCCCCCCGGTTCACTGAGGCAACCCTCATCCGGGAGCTGGAAGAGAAGGGCATAGGACGCCCCAGTACCTATGCCAATATTCTGGCGGTGATTCAAAACAAGGAATACACCGTCAAAGAAAAAGGCAGATTCAGGCCCACAGAGCTGGGAATGCTTGTCAACAACTTGCTGGTGAACAGTTTTCCGGAGGTTCTGGACGTAGCCTTCACCGCTCAGATGGAGGCGAACCTGGATCGCGTTGAAACAGGCGATACCGGCTGGCGCCAGGTGATCGAGAAGTTCTACGAACAGTTCCAGCAGACCCTGCAGCAGGCGCAGTTGAAAATGCCTGATGTGAAAAGAGAGGGTCTGCCAACAGATATCGACTGTGAGCTGTGCGGCAGGAAGATGCACATCCGCTGGGGGAAAAATGGTGCATTTCTGTCTTGTTCAGGATATCCTACCTGCAGAAACAGCAAGAATTTTACCAGAGATGACAAGGGCAGGATTCAGTTGGCTGCCAGTGGTGAGGTGAAGGGAACCTGTGAGCTCTGCGGCAGGGACATGGTAGTCAAGGAGGGACGCTTCGGCCCGTTTCTCGCCTGCAGCGGATATCCACAGTGCAAGAACACCAGGTCACTGCAAACGGAGGATCAGGGAGACAACGACAAGGAGGTTAGACGCACCGACAAGATATGTGAAAAGTGCGGCGGCCACTTTCTGGTGAAAAAAAGCCGCCGGGGAGGCCTGTTCCTCGCCTGTGAGAATTATCCCAAATGCCGCAACACCAGACCTATGGGCACCGGGGTGGCCTGTCCGCGGTCGGAATGCGACGGCGAACTGGTGGAGCGCCGCTCCAAGCGGGGAAAGATTTTTTATGGCTGCAGCAAATATCCAGACTGCCGTTTCGTTCTATGGAGCAGACCATTCCCCAGAGCCTGTCCCCAGTGCGGCAGCAGCTATCTACTGGTGCGCAAACAGAAAAATGGCAAGAGACAACTCGTCTGTCCGGAGAAAAGTTGCGGCTACACCGAACCCTTGCCTGCGGAAGCAATGGTTGACAGTGAGTAG
- the dprA gene encoding DNA-protecting protein DprA yields the protein MDQDSYWLALALVPGIGTRTFHRLLEHFGEVHRIFSATSRQLERIPGLRRSAIDAIREFPVEEVAQRERRRLAALGIHCLRFGTAAYPNRLANIVDPPPLLFVRGKLLAADDRAVAVVGSRRASHYGLSVSRKICAELALQGWTVISGMARGVDSAAHRGALEGGGRTVAVLGSGLDRIYPAENRKLAERISSAGAVLSEFPLGTPPEPGNFPVRNRIISGLALGVVVVEATAKSGSLITARMALDQGREVFAVPGAVGSPGVAGPHRLIKEGAKLVEKAEDIIEEILPMLGSAAAAAAPSNVAAGEQRGIELDQREKDVLEALGGEPLHIDHIARQTGLSVSRTAELLLHLEIKGLVQQLPGTMFVKETFML from the coding sequence GTGGACCAGGATTCATACTGGCTGGCGCTTGCACTGGTACCGGGTATAGGTACCAGGACATTCCATCGGTTGCTCGAGCATTTCGGTGAAGTCCACAGGATATTTTCGGCCACAAGCCGTCAACTGGAGAGGATTCCGGGTTTGCGCCGAAGCGCCATCGATGCTATCAGAGAGTTTCCTGTGGAAGAGGTGGCGCAGCGGGAACGGCGGCGTCTGGCAGCGCTCGGAATTCATTGCCTCCGCTTCGGTACTGCCGCCTATCCCAATCGCCTGGCGAACATTGTGGATCCTCCCCCACTGCTCTTTGTCAGAGGAAAGTTGCTTGCTGCAGACGATCGTGCTGTGGCAGTTGTAGGGTCGCGACGCGCTTCGCACTATGGTCTGAGCGTCAGCAGAAAGATCTGTGCCGAGCTGGCGCTGCAGGGCTGGACTGTGATTAGCGGCATGGCCAGAGGGGTGGACAGTGCTGCTCACCGCGGCGCCCTGGAAGGGGGAGGCAGAACAGTGGCGGTGCTAGGTTCAGGGCTGGATAGAATCTATCCGGCAGAGAACCGCAAGCTGGCTGAGCGGATATCCTCTGCTGGAGCTGTGCTGAGTGAATTCCCCCTGGGTACCCCGCCGGAGCCTGGCAATTTCCCGGTGAGGAATCGAATCATAAGTGGTCTGGCCCTGGGAGTGGTGGTAGTGGAGGCCACTGCCAAGAGCGGCTCCCTCATTACTGCCCGAATGGCGCTGGACCAGGGGCGGGAGGTCTTTGCGGTGCCGGGTGCAGTGGGCAGTCCTGGGGTGGCAGGACCGCACCGCCTGATAAAGGAAGGGGCGAAGCTGGTGGAAAAGGCAGAGGATATCATCGAGGAGATCCTGCCCATGTTGGGGAGTGCCGCGGCAGCTGCAGCGCCCAGCAATGTGGCGGCTGGAGAACAGCGGGGCATCGAGCTCGACCAGCGCGAAAAGGATGTGCTGGAGGCACTCGGCGGCGAACCTTTGCATATCGACCATATTGCCAGGCAGACAGGCCTGTCTGTATCACGTACAGCTGAACTGCTGCTGCATCTCGAAATCAAGGGCCTCGTGCAGCAACTGCCGGGGACCATGTTCGTCAAGGAAACCTTTATGCTATAG
- a CDS encoding LysM peptidoglycan-binding domain-containing protein yields MKQKAWVWVLAGALLLSGGFLSYVWAQEQGKTSTEQEETYTYTVKKGDTLWDISEELYHDPWVWPKVWEWNQYITNPHWIYPGNRLRVYYELPGGVKPAPAVSMPQPTTVAPPEPLGPAHITFKEIDQVGFITPEPPQGIGLVLGERHQKVLISLGDEVFVQMRHPSEVKVGDRYMVIKTSEKILHPITNKEVGYLNTILGVLEVLEVTPSHALTRVVRSYFPIEEGDKLMPYREHSPEIVLQDATEPKEGYVILARDRVRLMADYQIVFLDLGEEQGIQTGNRFEVYREPRATSLLSREPEIILTAEPIAELLVLSVEKDTAAAVVTSAKSEFIAGERVRAVVQN; encoded by the coding sequence GTGAAACAGAAAGCATGGGTGTGGGTTTTGGCAGGGGCATTGCTTTTAAGTGGTGGCTTTCTCTCGTATGTCTGGGCGCAGGAGCAGGGGAAAACCAGCACCGAGCAGGAAGAAACATACACGTATACTGTGAAAAAAGGTGACACGCTCTGGGATATATCAGAGGAGTTGTATCACGACCCCTGGGTCTGGCCCAAGGTGTGGGAATGGAATCAGTACATTACCAACCCGCACTGGATCTACCCGGGCAATAGACTGAGGGTGTACTACGAACTGCCCGGCGGGGTCAAGCCAGCGCCGGCTGTGAGCATGCCTCAACCCACGACAGTGGCGCCGCCTGAACCGCTAGGCCCGGCTCACATAACCTTCAAAGAGATAGACCAGGTGGGGTTCATTACCCCGGAGCCACCACAGGGGATCGGCCTGGTTCTGGGAGAGCGCCACCAGAAGGTCCTCATCAGTCTGGGTGATGAAGTCTTTGTGCAAATGCGGCATCCTTCTGAGGTGAAAGTTGGCGACCGCTACATGGTCATCAAGACTTCGGAGAAGATTCTCCATCCCATCACCAACAAAGAGGTGGGCTATTTGAACACCATCCTGGGAGTGCTGGAAGTGCTGGAAGTAACGCCCAGCCATGCGCTGACCAGAGTTGTGCGCTCCTACTTCCCAATTGAAGAGGGTGACAAATTGATGCCCTACAGGGAGCATTCGCCTGAAATAGTGCTCCAGGATGCAACCGAGCCGAAAGAAGGGTATGTCATTCTTGCCAGAGACCGTGTTCGACTGATGGCGGACTACCAGATCGTCTTTCTCGATCTTGGTGAGGAACAGGGTATTCAGACAGGCAATCGTTTCGAGGTATACCGGGAGCCGAGAGCAACGAGTCTCTTGAGCAGAGAGCCGGAAATCATTCTGACCGCAGAGCCGATTGCCGAACTTCTGGTGCTCTCGGTGGAGAAAGACACTGCAGCAGCCGTGGTGACCAGCGCCAAGAGTGAATTCATAGCTGGAGAACGGGTGCGGGCAGTTGTGCAGAACTGA
- the secF gene encoding protein translocase subunit SecF — protein MEFIKPDVNVNFVGRRRIAFAVSLALIVVGTVALIWRGSSLLGIDFAGGTIVQVRFEEPTTINRIRQGLQQAGLSKSAIQSFGAEGGRVFLIRTEATSSELSSLSSRVQQSLEQLYGKGKAVVERVEMVGPKVGKDLRQKALLAIYYALLFIAIYISGRFELKWMPGLIMAGALILGVYVLRAIGMSIPMLILAALVITLGCCWFLRLTYALGAVVALIHDVMITVGAFALTNKEFDLSVVAALLTIIGYSLNDTIIVFDRIRENLRKAKRMDFAELINQSINQTLSRTILTSGTTIVVVTALFILGGGVIHDFAFALLVGVIVGTYSSIFVASPVLLAFERRGVGRGSRGAKKK, from the coding sequence ATGGAATTCATCAAACCTGATGTAAATGTCAATTTTGTGGGACGCCGTCGGATAGCTTTCGCTGTTTCTCTTGCCCTGATCGTAGTTGGCACTGTGGCCCTGATCTGGCGGGGCAGTTCCCTGCTCGGCATTGACTTTGCTGGCGGCACCATTGTCCAGGTGAGGTTCGAGGAGCCTACCACCATCAATAGGATACGGCAGGGTCTGCAGCAGGCGGGCCTGTCAAAGAGCGCCATCCAGAGCTTCGGTGCTGAGGGTGGCAGGGTATTTCTCATCAGAACTGAGGCTACCAGCTCAGAACTCAGCAGTCTGAGCAGCAGAGTGCAGCAGAGCCTGGAGCAACTCTACGGCAAGGGCAAGGCAGTGGTGGAACGGGTGGAGATGGTGGGGCCCAAAGTGGGCAAGGACCTGCGCCAGAAGGCCCTTCTTGCCATATACTATGCCCTGCTCTTCATAGCCATCTACATCTCTGGTCGCTTCGAGTTGAAATGGATGCCGGGGCTGATTATGGCGGGCGCCCTGATTCTTGGGGTTTACGTGCTGCGGGCTATTGGCATGAGCATCCCCATGCTCATCCTGGCCGCCCTGGTCATTACTCTGGGCTGCTGCTGGTTCCTGCGGCTGACCTATGCCCTCGGGGCAGTGGTCGCCCTGATACATGACGTCATGATCACTGTGGGTGCCTTTGCTCTCACCAACAAGGAATTCGATCTCAGCGTGGTGGCTGCCCTTCTCACCATCATCGGCTATTCGCTCAACGATACCATTATTGTCTTCGACCGCATCAGGGAGAACCTGCGCAAAGCAAAAAGAATGGATTTTGCCGAATTGATCAATCAGAGCATCAATCAGACTCTCAGCCGTACCATTCTCACCTCGGGCACTACCATCGTGGTGGTGACAGCTCTTTTTATCCTCGGTGGAGGAGTGATCCATGATTTTGCCTTTGCCCTGCTGGTGGGGGTGATAGTGGGTACCTATTCCTCGATTTTTGTGGCCAGCCCGGTGCTGCTAGCCTTTGAGAGGCGTGGAGTGGGAAGAGGCTCGCGGGGTGCAAAAAAGAAATAA
- the secD gene encoding protein translocase subunit SecD yields MKNLKWRSLIVLAVLVLGLIYLLPTLVKELPPWWTRVFPEDKIHLGLDLQGGMHLVLEVQTEKAVENTAQRLAQEIKAQLRKSHVRFRKVERQGENILVVLAKGQQWQPVAGILKENFPMLEEKKRDFGSESIQVVLGLQESQIRHIKKLAVDQGLETIRNRIDQFGVSEPDIRTQGEDRILVQLPGIKDPQRAVNLIGKTALLEFKLVDEKHSLQDALRGKIPPGDKIYESRTVDPVTGQVHRTQYLLKDQTLLTGQYITDAEVRIDRQYNRPYVALSFDDRGAKLFERLTGEHVKERLAIVLDGNVYSAPVIQDRISGGRAVIEGQFTMDEARDLAVVLRAGSLPAPVKVLEERTVGPSLGKDSIRKGLFSMAVGGALVVVFMAVYYGIGGVIADFALVLNIILIMAGLAGLRATLTLPGIAGIILTIGMAVDANVLIFERIREELRLGKTPRAAVDNGYGRATLTILDANVTTLIAAVVLFQFGTGPVRGFAVTLSLGIVASMFTAIFGTRVVFDYLLQKRRLQKLSV; encoded by the coding sequence GTGAAGAACCTGAAGTGGCGTTCACTCATCGTACTCGCGGTTCTGGTGCTCGGACTCATCTACCTTCTCCCTACGCTGGTAAAAGAGTTGCCGCCATGGTGGACAAGGGTCTTTCCGGAGGACAAGATCCACCTTGGTCTGGATCTCCAGGGGGGAATGCACCTGGTCCTGGAGGTGCAAACGGAAAAGGCGGTAGAGAACACGGCCCAACGGCTGGCCCAGGAAATAAAGGCACAACTCCGCAAGTCCCATGTCCGCTTTCGAAAGGTGGAGCGTCAGGGAGAAAATATTCTGGTGGTTCTGGCGAAGGGCCAGCAGTGGCAGCCTGTTGCCGGAATACTCAAAGAAAATTTTCCCATGCTGGAAGAGAAAAAGCGCGATTTTGGCAGTGAGAGCATCCAGGTTGTCCTGGGGCTGCAGGAGAGCCAGATACGTCACATCAAGAAGCTCGCTGTGGATCAGGGACTGGAGACCATCCGCAATCGAATCGACCAGTTTGGCGTGTCAGAGCCTGATATCCGCACTCAAGGCGAGGATCGTATCCTGGTGCAGCTGCCCGGCATCAAGGATCCTCAGCGTGCTGTGAATCTGATAGGCAAAACCGCCCTGCTGGAATTCAAACTGGTGGATGAAAAGCACAGCCTGCAGGATGCTCTCAGGGGAAAGATACCGCCGGGCGACAAGATTTACGAAAGCAGGACTGTGGATCCTGTGACCGGACAGGTGCACCGCACGCAATATCTGCTCAAAGACCAGACGCTTCTTACCGGGCAATATATCACTGACGCCGAGGTGCGCATCGACCGGCAGTACAATCGGCCGTATGTGGCTTTGAGTTTCGATGATCGGGGCGCCAAGCTTTTCGAACGCTTGACCGGCGAGCATGTCAAGGAACGGCTTGCCATCGTGCTGGACGGCAATGTCTACTCTGCGCCGGTCATCCAGGACCGCATCAGCGGTGGCCGGGCCGTCATCGAGGGGCAGTTCACCATGGACGAGGCCCGGGATCTGGCGGTGGTGCTGCGCGCTGGTTCTCTGCCAGCGCCGGTGAAGGTGCTCGAGGAGCGAACCGTGGGTCCCTCCCTGGGCAAGGACTCCATCCGCAAAGGGCTGTTTTCCATGGCCGTGGGTGGTGCGCTGGTGGTGGTGTTCATGGCCGTCTATTACGGCATAGGCGGGGTGATAGCCGACTTTGCTCTGGTGTTGAACATCATTCTGATCATGGCAGGTCTGGCAGGTCTGCGCGCCACCTTGACCTTGCCAGGCATTGCCGGCATCATCCTGACCATTGGTATGGCAGTGGATGCCAACGTGTTGATATTTGAACGCATACGCGAGGAGCTCAGGTTGGGCAAAACGCCGCGAGCTGCGGTGGACAACGGCTACGGCAGGGCCACCCTTACCATTCTCGACGCCAACGTGACCACTCTCATTGCAGCTGTGGTGCTTTTCCAGTTTGGCACCGGCCCGGTGAGAGGCTTTGCCGTCACGCTGAGCCTGGGGATCGTTGCCAGCATGTTTACGGCGATATTCGGCACCAGAGTGGTGTTCGATTACCTGCTGCAAAAGCGACGACTGCAGAAACTGAGTGTCTAG
- the yajC gene encoding preprotein translocase subunit YajC translates to MDLMGVAYAMGTGGAGGAQGGGFAALVPLLLMFGIFYFLLIRPQQKKQKQHRALLANLKKGDMVITSGGLHGRITGLTDTVVTLEIAEKVRVKVGRGYIANLVSTEQESKNSKK, encoded by the coding sequence ATGGATCTAATGGGAGTTGCCTATGCCATGGGTACCGGTGGAGCCGGTGGTGCCCAGGGAGGAGGATTTGCCGCACTGGTGCCGCTGCTGCTGATGTTTGGCATCTTTTATTTTCTCTTGATCAGGCCGCAGCAGAAAAAGCAAAAACAGCACCGCGCCCTGCTGGCCAATTTGAAAAAAGGAGACATGGTCATAACGAGCGGCGGCCTCCATGGCAGAATCACGGGCCTGACTGACACGGTGGTGACACTGGAGATCGCTGAAAAGGTCAGGGTAAAAGTGGGAAGAGGATACATTGCCAACCTGGTCTCCACTGAGCAGGAGAGCAAAAACAGCAAGAAGTAA
- the tgt gene encoding tRNA guanosine(34) transglycosylase Tgt, whose product MHFRVLRGRESSRLGLLTTPHGTCYTPVFMPVGTRATVKGLTPEDLQALGAEIILANTYHLWLRPGSDLIKAQGGLHRFMNWPAGLLTDSGGYQVFSLAPTREIREDGVVFQSHLDGSRHFLSPEVAVKVQEDLGADIIMCLDECAPYPVSRSYAREAMERTVEWAGKCQRALSRKDQALFAVVQGGMFLDLRRECCERLVEMDFAGYALGGLSVGEPPELMREVAAAILPLLPADKPRYLMGVGSPEDLVELMGLGVDMFDCVLPTRNARNGMLFTSRGRLVIKNSRHRHADLPIDEQCSCYTCRSYSRAYLRHLFATRELLAYRLNTIHNLWYFLELVRQARRALSGGWYEAFKEDFYQQRQQEDDN is encoded by the coding sequence GTGCACTTCCGAGTCTTGAGAGGCAGAGAGAGTTCCCGTCTGGGGCTGCTAACAACACCTCATGGCACGTGCTATACTCCCGTGTTCATGCCGGTGGGCACCAGGGCTACAGTGAAAGGTCTGACCCCGGAAGACTTGCAAGCCCTGGGTGCAGAAATCATCCTGGCCAATACCTATCATTTGTGGTTGCGGCCCGGTTCCGACCTGATCAAGGCTCAGGGGGGATTGCATCGTTTCATGAACTGGCCGGCAGGTCTGCTAACTGACAGCGGCGGCTACCAGGTGTTCAGCCTGGCGCCAACCCGTGAGATCCGTGAAGATGGAGTAGTATTTCAATCCCACCTTGATGGCTCCCGCCACTTTCTTTCTCCTGAGGTGGCGGTAAAAGTGCAGGAAGATCTGGGCGCGGACATCATCATGTGCCTGGATGAATGTGCTCCTTACCCGGTCAGTCGAAGCTACGCCCGGGAAGCAATGGAACGTACTGTGGAGTGGGCCGGCAAATGTCAGCGGGCCCTCAGCAGAAAAGATCAGGCGCTTTTCGCAGTGGTCCAGGGGGGCATGTTCCTCGATTTGCGGCGCGAATGCTGCGAGCGCCTGGTAGAGATGGATTTTGCCGGCTATGCTCTCGGAGGTCTCAGTGTTGGTGAGCCGCCAGAACTGATGAGAGAAGTGGCTGCCGCTATTCTGCCCCTGCTGCCTGCAGACAAGCCGCGTTACCTGATGGGTGTGGGCAGTCCAGAGGATCTGGTAGAGCTGATGGGACTCGGGGTTGACATGTTCGATTGCGTACTGCCGACCAGAAACGCCAGAAATGGCATGTTGTTTACCAGCAGAGGTCGCCTGGTCATCAAGAACAGCAGGCATCGGCATGCAGACCTGCCCATAGATGAACAGTGCAGCTGCTACACCTGCCGGTCTTACTCTCGGGCCTATTTGCGGCATCTGTTTGCCACGAGAGAGTTGCTGGCCTACAGGTTGAACACCATTCACAATCTCTGGTATTTTCTGGAACTCGTGCGACAGGCTCGCAGGGCTTTGAGCGGCGGCTGGTACGAAGCGTTCAAAGAGGATTTTTATCAACAACGACAGCAAGAGGATGACAATTGA